From the Mesorhizobium koreense genome, the window GAATGAGAGGTCGAGAACGTCTGAGCAGCAGCCAAGTCTACAGTTTATAAAGGATGCGGCCGAGAACGTGAAGGTTGCCGTAACGCGGCGGCATCACGTAGTCTTTGGGAGGAGAGGCGTTGGAAAGACCGCACTTTTATTAGAAGCAAAGCGGCTTGTAGAGAATTCACAAAATATCACTATATGGCAAAACATACAGGTATTGAGAGGCCTTGATCCGAAAGCGGCTTTTCTCACTATTGTAAAGAGAATATGTGAGATTCCTGATATAATATATTCTGACCGCTCACAGAGGCTCGCAAGTAAAAGGTTATCATCGGATATAGTTAATCGTATTGATAAGATATTAATTCGACCATCCCGCGCTATGTCAGAGACAGCGTCTCTAATACCGGATGCGCAGAGACTTGTATCTATGATTTGCTCTGAATATGGGGGCGATCTATACATATTCTTGGATGATTTTCACTATTTGGAGATGTCTCAGCAGCCGGAATTTTTGGACCTACTACATGGTATTACGAGAGATACGACAGCCTGGATAAAGATTTCGGGCATACGCAATCAATGCAGACTTTATCAAAATGACCCTGCGCTTGGTATGCAAGTCGGCCATGACATTGCTGCAATATATCTAGACATTACATTGGAGGAGCCTGCCAAGGCTCGGCGCTTCCTGACGGGGATTTTGCAGACGTATCTCCCACCTGCGGGAATAACAAACCGTTCAGGTATATTTTCCAACGGGGCGTTAGATCGTTTAGTACTGGCATCTGCTGGTGTCCCTCGGGACTTTCTGTTGTTAAGCGCTCGTTCTATTCAGCTTGCGCGAGAGCGCGTAAACGCGAGGACTGTCGGGACACAAGACGTGAACGATGCTGCCGGAGAAGCTGGGGCGCAAAAATTGTCGGAGTTGGAAGAAGATGCTGCTTCTGCCCGTGGAAAAGCGCAGAGTCGAGTAGAGGCACTAAATAAGATTCGAAGTTTTGCGATAGACGAGAAACATTTTTCGTTTTTTAGAGTTGCCTTTCGAGATAAGAATGAATTTCCCGATGAGTATGGTCTGCTTCAGAGTCTTATGGACTTGAGAATGATACATATTGTCAAGGGGAGTTTATCTGAAGCGCACGCAGTGGGGGAGAGGTCGGAGGTATATATGATTGATCTATCCGAGTACTCTGGATCGCGCTTGAAGAAGAATATATCTGTAATAGAATTGAAGGGAGATAATCTTGTTCTTAGGAGAACTGGTCCACGAGGAACTAAACTTATTGCTGATACACCTCGAAAGGTTATTCAAATTTTTAGATCAGGACCGGAATTTGAACTTGGATCACTATCTTCGTTGGTCGCTTAACTAAAAATATTCCTGCAGCGGCCGAACTTCCAAACTCCCCGCCTTCAGCGCCGCGATGGCCTCGGCCACCGCCTCGGCGCCGGCTAGCGTGGTGTAGTAGGGTACGCGCTGCATCAAGGTGGCGCGGCGGAGGGACTTGGAGTCCGACAGCGCTTTCTGGCCGTCCGTGGTGTTGAAGACGATCTGCACCTGGCGGTTGCGGATGGCATCCTCGATGTGGGGGCGGCCTTCTAGCACCTTGTTGATCTTCTCCGCCTCGACGCCGTTTTCCTTGAGGAAGCGCGCGGTGCCGGAGGTGGCGAGCACCTTGAAGCCGAGGCGGGCGAGGCGCTGCACCGCCGGCAAGACGCCCGGCTTGTCCTCGTCGCGCACGGAGACGAAGAGCGTGCCGCCGCGCGGCAGGTCGACGCCGGCGCCGAGCTGCGCCTTGGCGAAGGCGAGCGCGAAATCGTGGTCGAGGCCCATCACCTCGCCGGTCGATTTCATCTCGGGGCCGAGCAGCGTATCGACGCCGGGGAAGCGGGCGAAGGGGAAGACGGCTTCCTTGACCGCGATGTGGCCGGGCCGGCGCGGATCGGGCAGGGCGCCGTAGTGGGCGAAGGCGTCGTCCAGGCTCTCGCCGGCCATGATACGGGCCGCGACCTTGGCGATCGGCTTGCCGACGGTCTTGGCCACGAAGGGCACGGTGCGGCTGGCGCGCGGGTTCACCTCCAGCACGTAGATCGTGCCGTCCTGGATCGCGTATTGCACGTTCATCAGGCCGCCGACATGAAGCGCACGGGCGAGCGCGGCGGTCTGCCGCTCCAGCTCGTCCACGATGTCGTCGGAGAGCGAGTGCACCGGCAGCGAGCAGGCACTGTCGCCTGAATGGATGCCGGCCTCCTCGATATGCTCGAGGATGCCCGAGACGAACACTTCCTTGCCGTCGCACAGGCAATCGACATCGACCTCGATGGCGTCGGTCAGGTAGGTGTCGAAGAGAAGCGGGTTCTTGCCGAGCAGCGTGTTGATCTGGCCGGTCTTGTCGTTCGGGTATTTCTGCTTGATGTCCTCCGGCACCAGCCCCGGCACGGTGTCGAGCAGGTAGGATTGCAGCATGTTCTCGTCGTGGATGATCTGCATGGCGCGGCCGCCGAGCACGTAGGAGGGGCGCACGACCAGCGGGAAGCCGAGTTCGCCGGCCACGAGCCGCGCCTGCTCGACCGAATAGGCGATGCCGTTCTTCGGCTGGGTGAGCGAGAGCTTCTGCAGGAGCTTCTGGAAGCGGTCGCGGTCCTCGGCCAGGTCGATCATGTCGGGCGCGGTGCCGAGGATCGGGATGCCGGCCCTCTCCAGCGCGTCGGCAAGCTTCAGCGGCGTCTGGCCGCCGAACTGGACGATGACGCCGACAAGTTCGCCCGCCTCCTTCTCGACGCGCAGGATCTCCAGCACGTCCTCCGCCGTCAGCGGCTCGAAATAGAGCCGATCGGAGGTGTCGTAGTCGGTCGAGACCGTCTCCGGGTTGCAGTTGATCATGATCGATTCGTAGCCGGCGTCGGCGAGCGCGAAGCAGGCGTGGCAGCAGCAATAGTCGAACTCGATGCCCTGGCCGATGCGGTTCGGTCCGCCGCCGAGGATGACGACCTTGCGGCGCTCGGAGACTTCCGCTTCCGAGGCGAGCGCGCCGGCGAAGGGCTGCTCGTAGGTCGAGTACATATAGGCGGTCGGCGAGGCGAACTCGGCCGCGCAGGTGTCGATGCGCTTGAAAGCGGGGTGCACGCCGAGCTTTTGGCGAGTCTTCTGAACGGCTTCCGCGTCGCTGTTCGTCAATGAGGCGAGGCGGGCGTCGGAAAAGCCCATCGCCTTCAGCATGCGCAGGTTCCCGGCGTCGCCGGGCAGGCCGTGCTCGCGGATACGCGCCTCCATGGCGACGATCTCGGCGATGCGCTCCAGGAACCACGGGTCGATGCGGCACATCTGGTAGACGTCGGCGACGGAGGTACCCATGCGCAGCGCCTGAGCCACCATCCTGAGGCGATCCGGCGTCGGCGTGCCGAGCGCGGCGCGGATGGCGTTCTTGTCGTCGCCGGATCCCAGGCCGGGGATTTCGATCTCGTCGAGCCCGGTGAGGCCGGTTTCCAGCCCGCGCAGCGCCTTCTGCAGGCTTTCGGCGAAGGTGCGGCCGATCGCCATCACCTCGCCGACGGATTTCATGGCGGTGGTCAGGATCGGCTCGGCGCCGGGGAATTTCTCGAAGGCGAAGCGCGGGATCTTGGTCACCACGTAATCGATGCTCGGCTCGAAGGAGGCCGGAGTGGCGCCGCCGGTGATGTCGTTCTCAAGCTCGTCCAGCGTGTAGCCGACGGCGAGTTTCGCCGCGACTTTGGCGATCGGGAAGCCGGTCGCCTTGGAGGCGAGCGCGGAGGAGCGCGACACGCGCGGGTTCATCTCGATGACGACGAGGCGACCGTCCTTCGGATTGACCGCGAACTGCACGTTGGAGCCGCCCGTTTCCACGCCGATCTCGCGCAGGACGGCGATCGAGCCGTTGCGCATCATCTGGTATTCCTTGTCCGTCAGGGTGAGGGCAGGGGCCACCGTGATCGAATCGCCCGTATGCACGCCCATCGGGTCGATGTTCTCGATGGAGCAGATGATGATGCAATTGTCCGCCTTATCGCGGACGACCTCCATCTCGAATTCCTTCCAGCCGAGCACCGATTCCTCGATCAGCACCTCGGTGGTCGGCGAAGCATCGAGCCCGCGCTCGACGATCTCGAAGAACTCGGAGCGGTTGAAGGCGATGCCGCCGCCGGTGCCGCCGAGCGTGAAGGAGGGGCGGATGATCGCCGGCAGGCCGATCTCTTCTAGCGCCCGCGCCGCCACTCCCATGGCATGGCCCATATAGCGCTGCTTGCGGTCGCCCTCGCCGAGCTGCCATTCCGTCTCGAGCGCATCGAGCGCGGCGTCCAGGTCGTCGGGGCTGGAGGCTTTCAACTCGGCGCGACGCGCCTCGTGCTTCCGGCGGTCGGCGTCCTTCACCTCCGTCGCGTTGGCGAGCATGGAGCGCGGCGTCTCCAGCCCGATCTTCTTCATCGCTTCGCGGAAGAGCGCGCGGTCCTCGGCTTTGTCGATGGCCTCGGCGTTTGCGCCGATCATCTCGACATTGTAGCGTTCCAGGATGCCCATGCGGCGGAGCGAAAGCGCGGTGTTGAGCGCGGTCTGGCCGCCCATGGTGGGCAAAAGCGCATCCGGCCGCTCGCGGGCGATGATCTTGGCCACCACTTCGGGCGTGATCGGCTCGATATAGGTTGCATCGGCAAGCTCCGGGTCGGTCATGATGGTGGCCGGGTTGGAGTTCACCAGGATGATGCGATAGCCCTCGGCCTTCAGTGCCTTGCAGGCCTGGGTGCCCGAATAGTCGAACTCGCAGGCCTGGCCGATGACGATCGGTCCCGCGCCGATGATCAGGATGGAGTTGATGTCGGTGCGTTTGGGCATGATGCGGTCCGTCGATGGCGCTCGCGCATTG encodes:
- the carB gene encoding carbamoyl-phosphate synthase large subunit → MPKRTDINSILIIGAGPIVIGQACEFDYSGTQACKALKAEGYRIILVNSNPATIMTDPELADATYIEPITPEVVAKIIARERPDALLPTMGGQTALNTALSLRRMGILERYNVEMIGANAEAIDKAEDRALFREAMKKIGLETPRSMLANATEVKDADRRKHEARRAELKASSPDDLDAALDALETEWQLGEGDRKQRYMGHAMGVAARALEEIGLPAIIRPSFTLGGTGGGIAFNRSEFFEIVERGLDASPTTEVLIEESVLGWKEFEMEVVRDKADNCIIICSIENIDPMGVHTGDSITVAPALTLTDKEYQMMRNGSIAVLREIGVETGGSNVQFAVNPKDGRLVVIEMNPRVSRSSALASKATGFPIAKVAAKLAVGYTLDELENDITGGATPASFEPSIDYVVTKIPRFAFEKFPGAEPILTTAMKSVGEVMAIGRTFAESLQKALRGLETGLTGLDEIEIPGLGSGDDKNAIRAALGTPTPDRLRMVAQALRMGTSVADVYQMCRIDPWFLERIAEIVAMEARIREHGLPGDAGNLRMLKAMGFSDARLASLTNSDAEAVQKTRQKLGVHPAFKRIDTCAAEFASPTAYMYSTYEQPFAGALASEAEVSERRKVVILGGGPNRIGQGIEFDYCCCHACFALADAGYESIMINCNPETVSTDYDTSDRLYFEPLTAEDVLEILRVEKEAGELVGVIVQFGGQTPLKLADALERAGIPILGTAPDMIDLAEDRDRFQKLLQKLSLTQPKNGIAYSVEQARLVAGELGFPLVVRPSYVLGGRAMQIIHDENMLQSYLLDTVPGLVPEDIKQKYPNDKTGQINTLLGKNPLLFDTYLTDAIEVDVDCLCDGKEVFVSGILEHIEEAGIHSGDSACSLPVHSLSDDIVDELERQTAALARALHVGGLMNVQYAIQDGTIYVLEVNPRASRTVPFVAKTVGKPIAKVAARIMAGESLDDAFAHYGALPDPRRPGHIAVKEAVFPFARFPGVDTLLGPEMKSTGEVMGLDHDFALAFAKAQLGAGVDLPRGGTLFVSVRDEDKPGVLPAVQRLARLGFKVLATSGTARFLKENGVEAEKINKVLEGRPHIEDAIRNRQVQIVFNTTDGQKALSDSKSLRRATLMQRVPYYTTLAGAEAVAEAIAALKAGSLEVRPLQEYF